GTCGGGTTGTTCGTCGTCGATGAGTTTGAGGGCTTCGAGTCCGTTGGCGGCCGTCCCTACCACTTCAAATTGAAAGTCGCCCCACGGAAAGTGGCGCGCCATGCGTTCACGGATATTTTTTTCGTCGTCTACGATGATGCTCTTAAACATCTTGCTGCCTCCTTGGTGCTGTTTCCTATTTCCAGCCAACGGGCTGGGTCTATCCTATTATTATAGGGAGAAATGCGGGAATTAACAAGTGGGGAGATTGGGGGTGGTTGGTTAGTTGGTTAGTGGTGGACTGGTTGGCGGTTGACGGGGGGCGCTCACATATTCGGGTGCTTGTTGTGTGCGCGAACCGAGGCGCTCACATATTCGAGTGCTTGTTGTGTGCGCGAACCGGAGCGCTCACATATTCGAGCGCTTGTTGTGTGCGCGAACCAGAGCGCTCACATATTCGAGTGCTTGTTGTGTGCGCGAACATAAATGAGAAGTGAGCGGATGTTAAGTAAAGCTAATCGGTCATCTGCTCAGGAAGCAAAAGACTGAATAGCCTATTCTATCCAAAATCTGGATAAAAAAGTAAGTGGTAAATCAGAAAATGTTATTATCACTCAGATATTTCCATGTGACAATAACTTAGTTGAGCATTGATAGACGGCCTATCACTTCTTGCTTACCGTGAACTGGGGCGCTCACATATTCGAGTGCTTGTTGTGTGCGCGAACTGGGCCGCTCACATATTCAGGCACTTGTTGTGTGCGCGAACCGGGGCGCTCACATATTCAGGCGGTAGTTGTGTGCGCGAACGTGAGCGGGAAGTGAGTGGATGTTAAGTAAAGCTAATTGGTCGTAAGTGGGAAGTGACGGACCGGCTAATAAAAATAGTGAGGAAGTAGTATACTCATACATATCTACTTTCTCACTATTAATTTTGGACAATTTTGTTGGGTTCTATCTGACCAAGGTAAATATTCATCTATCGTTTGAGTATCTACTGTCTCTAAATCCATTTGTGATAATCCTTCAAAGAGATAGGTTAGGTAACCCTCTGGATCTAGACCGTTTAACTTAGCCGTTTGAATAATCGTCATACTGACTGCTAAAGATTTAGCTCCATCTTCACTGACTGAAAAATTCGCATTATTCTTGATTAATTTGACAGGTCGCACTAACCGTTCAGCCCGATTATTCGTAATCTCTAATGAACCATCACTAATATAACTTACTAGCGTTTCCCGTCGAGTTAAAGTATAGTTAATCGCTTTTGTTGTAGCTTTTGAGTGAAAAGGTAAGGTTTCTAACCAACTGAAAAATTCTCGAACAACTTTACTGCTTTGTTTTTTTCGTCGTTTTTGACGTTCTTCAGGTAATAGTTTTTCCTCAGAATAGGTTGACTCATAAGAAAATATCTTTCCAATATATTTCATGGCTTTTGATTTGATTGGAACGTCATCAGGAAGATTATAAAAATACCGACGTACATGCGACCAACAATGTTGAAGTGTAATGGATGGATTAAGTCCTTCATAACCACCAAAACCATCGCATGTCAAAGAACCCTGATAATCTTCTAAAAATTTTTCAGGGTGACTATAACTCCGGGTTAAGGTGGATTGATACAACGTAATCAGATAATCGTCTAAATAACCTGTGGCGTATATCCAAATCCAACTATCTGATCGAGCGGATCGCCCATCACTTCTGCGGAGAATTTGATAAGGGGTCTCATCGGCATGGATGTGCGGTGAGTCGAGAAGATGGCTAACCAATCTCTCGTAAACGACATTGAGATATTTCTCGCATGCCAAAATAGGCCAATTCGCTAACGTTCGGCGTGAGAAATTAGCCCCAAGTTTTTCCCATTCTTTTTCTTGTCGTGCATAGGGTAAATGTAGGCCGTATTTTTGATAAATAACGGCAGCTAGTAGGCTGGCACTTACTAAACTTTTTTCGATAATCGGTTTTGGTGCTTTAGCTTGAACAATTGTTGTGACATCGTGTTTGTCACACTCATGACATTTATATGACCAGCGATAATGTTGTTCTTTAATTATTTTTGCAGGCACATAAATAAGCGTCTCAAACGCTAATTTTTTCCCGAATTTTTGGAGTCCCCCCTCACAAATAGGGCAGGTGGCATTATTACAATCAAGGGTATGTTCATGCACTTCAATGGGTACATTAGTGACTGCTCGCTCTTTAAACCCCCTTGTTTTTTTACCTCGAGGGGATGTTGAAGAAGCTTTGGATTTTTTCTTAAGGACAACCTTAATAGGCTCCATATCAAACAAATCATCTTGATCTAGAGGAAGTTTTTCACTGGAAGTTCCATAGAGAGTCCGATTGGCTTGACTCAGTTGACGAAGAATCTCCTGGTGAGCGGCATCAAGGGTGTTAAAATCTTTTTGTAGTTGTGTATTTTGATCGATGAGGGCTTGATTGGCTGCCTCTTGTTCTTTAGTGACTTCTAAAAGATTTTCATAATTTTCTTTAAGGATGTCATATTCATTTTCTAAAACAGTATACTTATTTTCAATATTTTGACATTTTTCTAAAAGTTCAGAATAAGTTAATTCCCTTGATATATCAGTATATCCGCTCATGTGCTCACCTCTATTCGTATGCGTTTATTGATGTCAATATTATACCATTAAAACCTTAAAAAAACAAGCTTTTTTCCTTGATTTAAAAAGGAAAAAAGCTTGTTTTATGCCTTTCTTGGGGAAGGTTTTACTTTTGGTTCAATCGGATACCCAGACAATAAAAGATCTAATTGTTGTTCGGTAATTTTGATAATTCCTTGCGATGAACGCGGCCAGAATAATGAACCCTGGTCAAACCTTTTAACAATAGATACGATACCTTCTCCATCAAAATAGAAAGCACAAAATTCAGAATTATCTGACCCACAAACTAAAAAGACAGAATCTTCATCCAGTTTCATTTTATACTCATATTCAACCATCGCAACAAGTGAATCAAAATGACGTTTAAAATGGTGTGTTCCCTGAATGAGGTAAATATTTGAAGCTCGTTTGAAGTCAACTATCATCCAATTCCTCCCTATGTTTTATTTAAACACAGTATACCTAAATATCTTTGCTTAATAAAGACGGTGCTTCACTTCCCGCTTACATTGGTCATCAAGCACCTGATTTCGTGACCGAATAAAGCTAATCGGTCATCAAATGACTGATTTCGTGACTGAATAAAGCTAATCGGTCACGAAATATCTGATTTCATGACCGATTAGCTTTATCGTAGCCTATTTTACGGTAATACATTTCCTGCTTACGCTCGTTCACTTCCCACTTACATTTGGGTGGTTGTTGTGTGCGTGACGGGGGGTTATGGTTTATGCAGTGATATTTATTTGGGGGTTGGTTGGTAGTATGTGTATTGGCTTTTTTTGATTGATTCAAAGTTGTTTTTGAGGTGATTGAGGATGGTGTTTCTGCTGAATTGCTTTCCCATGAGCTCGTATAAGTTAGTGGCTGTGAGGATTTGGGGGTGGTTTGGGAATAGGTAGAGGAGTTCGGTGGCGTGGCGG
This window of the Fundicoccus culcitae genome carries:
- the tnpC gene encoding IS66 family transposase, with product MSGYTDISRELTYSELLEKCQNIENKYTVLENEYDILKENYENLLEVTKEQEAANQALIDQNTQLQKDFNTLDAAHQEILRQLSQANRTLYGTSSEKLPLDQDDLFDMEPIKVVLKKKSKASSTSPRGKKTRGFKERAVTNVPIEVHEHTLDCNNATCPICEGGLQKFGKKLAFETLIYVPAKIIKEQHYRWSYKCHECDKHDVTTIVQAKAPKPIIEKSLVSASLLAAVIYQKYGLHLPYARQEKEWEKLGANFSRRTLANWPILACEKYLNVVYERLVSHLLDSPHIHADETPYQILRRSDGRSARSDSWIWIYATGYLDDYLITLYQSTLTRSYSHPEKFLEDYQGSLTCDGFGGYEGLNPSITLQHCWSHVRRYFYNLPDDVPIKSKAMKYIGKIFSYESTYSEEKLLPEERQKRRKKQSSKVVREFFSWLETLPFHSKATTKAINYTLTRRETLVSYISDGSLEITNNRAERLVRPVKLIKNNANFSVSEDGAKSLAVSMTIIQTAKLNGLDPEGYLTYLFEGLSQMDLETVDTQTIDEYLPWSDRTQQNCPKLIVRK
- the tnpB gene encoding IS66 family insertion sequence element accessory protein TnpB (TnpB, as the term is used for proteins encoded by IS66 family insertion elements, is considered an accessory protein, since TnpC, encoded by a neighboring gene, is a DDE family transposase.); its protein translation is MIVDFKRASNIYLIQGTHHFKRHFDSLVAMVEYEYKMKLDEDSVFLVCGSDNSEFCAFYFDGEGIVSIVKRFDQGSLFWPRSSQGIIKITEQQLDLLLSGYPIEPKVKPSPRKA